Proteins from one Drosophila suzukii unplaced genomic scaffold, CBGP_Dsuzu_IsoJpt1.0 scf_13, whole genome shotgun sequence genomic window:
- the LOC139354686 gene encoding uncharacterized protein, with protein sequence MVKVIQINLNHCRAAQDLLAQTVIEQQADLGWQSSNKELWAAPWKPIVKGFQNGIHQSEDQRYNILQLLAPSVHISEFRPIMQEIADDARGRSPILIAGDFNAWSTTWGSASTPQRGTILLEAVALLNVCLLNEGNRPTFSKSGRESIIDLTFASPELARNCLDLVVSTLLPTQPPLTWQASGEGDTVLTSEAEVLAALRKTKIEKAPGPDGIPNCALHTMVANYPGMFTEMYNRFLTQRTFPIGCKRQRLVLIPKPGKNSTNLERYRTTSLASGEKEARLTRSKRSPNWLLTQSKEKALHRMGISDYLIDLEADYFKDRVLIYSSDVGEHEYQLTGGVPQAQGPDTMERYVRRDPKADNGLAVAEYKTETVLISSRKIVEKATVRVGSTPIETSASIKYLGVLIDHRLSFKTHLSYAAAKASRSTAAISRMMANTRGPKQHSRRIIATVVTSTILYAAPIWAEAMKTASYSRQCKAVYRRSFCTVSEGAALVVAGSIPIDLLAAERRTRSTGSRTQRSNTIKAWQRRDFNVDDLISGGDSVKELREIRRQVKELLSRGHFPSPNGVRMSQQPWKESLNTTRSS encoded by the exons ATGGTTAAGGTCATACAGATCAACCTAAACCACTGCAGAGCGGCGCAGGACCTGCTAGCACAGACGGTCATCGAGCAGCAGGCTGAT CTCGGATGGCAGAGCAGCAATAAGGAGCTGTGGGCAGCCCCCTGGAAACCTATCGTAAAGGGCTTCCAGAACGGGATACACCAGAGCGAAGATCAACGGTATAACATTCTACAGCTGCTAGCCCCGAGCGTACACATTAGCGAGTTCAGACCAATAATGCAGGAGATCGCTGACGACGCACGCGGTAGGTCCCCTATCCTCATCGCAGGTGATTTCAACGCATGGTCCACAACATGGGGCAGCGCTAGTACGCCACAGCGTGGAACCATCCTCCTTGAGGCAGTGGCTTTGTTAAACGTATGCCTACTCAACGAGGGTAACAGGCCAACCTTCAGCAAGTCAGGTCGGGAGTCAATTATCGACCTGACCTTCGCTAGCCCTGAACTGGCACGTAACTGC CTTGACCTAGTAGTGTCCACCCTGTTACCCACCCAGCCGCCCCTTACATGGCAAGCTTCCGGTGAAGGCGACACTGTTCTTACCAGCGAAGCCGAAGTCCTGGCTGCACTGAGGAAAACAAAGATCGAAAAAGCCCCTGGCCCCGATGGTATTCCCAATTGTGCACTGCACACAATGGTGGCAAACTACCCGGGTATGTTCACCGAGATGTACAACAGGTTTCTCACCCAACGAACCTTTCCCATAGGTTGTAAGCGTCAAAGGTTGGTGCTTATCCCAAAACCGGGCAAG AACTCGACCAACTTAGAGCGTTATCGGACCACCAGTTTGGCTTCCGGAGAAAAAGAAGCACGATTGACGCGATCCAAGCGGTCACCCAATTGGCTGCTAACGCAATCGAAGGAGAAAG CACTTCATCGCATGGGAATCTCGGACTACCTGATCGACCTCGAAGCGGACTACTTCAAGGACAGAGTGCTCATATATTCCTCTGATGTCGGAGAGCATGAGTACCAGCTGACAGGAGGAGTACCTCAGGCTCAAGGGCCCGATACTATGGAACGTTATGTACGACGCGATCCTAAGGCAG ACAACGGGTTAGCAGTCGCCGAGTACAAAACGGAGACAGTGCTCATAAGCAGCAGAAAAATTGTGGAGAAGGCAACTGTACGAGTCGGATCAACACCAATAGAAACAAGTGCCTCAATCAAGTATCTTGGAGTACTGATCGACCACAGGCTATCGTTTAAGACACACCTATCGTATGCAGCAGCTAAAGCGTCCAGATCAACTGCAGCCATCTCAAGGATGATGGCCAATACTCGAGGACCAAAGCAGCACAGCAGAAGGATCATAGCCACGGTGGTGACATCTACTATACTGTACGCCGCGCCCATATGGGCCGAAGCTATGAAGACCGCATCATACAGCCGCCAGTGCAAAGCTGTCTACAGACGCAGCTTCTGCACGGTGTCTGAGGGAGCCGCGTTAGTGGTAGCTGGTTCTATACCGATAGACCTGCTGGCGGCAGAACGAAGAACTAGGAGCACAGGAAGCAGGACCCAGCGCAGTAACACGATCAAGGCATGGCAAAGGAG agatttcaatgtggatgatttaatatctggtggggactcagttaAGGAGTtgagagaaattcgtcgtcaggtgaaggaactactgtcgcgaggccactttccaagtccaaatggtgttcgaatgagtcagcagccctggaaggagagtctgaatacgacaaggagcagttaa